A window from Mya arenaria isolate MELC-2E11 chromosome 9, ASM2691426v1 encodes these proteins:
- the LOC128203368 gene encoding uncharacterized protein LOC128203368, translated as MRNFRKIFVIFFVWMSDIFAIGNEPHCSKFHYEEKLLEKLVRMEFNMEQREKELKEGFTELNRKQTEAQESNQLLLQELEKELTTIRKENKELKEKLVDAVSHIEQQGNSSNKVLFKARQLKDTGAPNSVGTLIFKEVLTNVGGGYNNSTGVFTCPADGAFLFTIHLCVYTKYCNYAIMIDGIKHTKGSIKDDDWGDCITAESIAIVKTGSKVWVENYGDAGFYDNAISFNHFSGIMIYNGQF; from the exons ATGAGAAATTTTCGGAAGATCTTCGTTATATTTTTCGTGTGGATGTCGGATATTTTCGCTATCGGAAATGAGCCACACtgttcaaaatttcattatgaAGAAAAATTGTTGGAAAAGCTCGTTCGCATGGAATTCAACATGGAACAGCGTGAAAAAGAACTCAAAGAAGGTTTTACAGAACTGAATAGAAAACAGACAGAGGCCCAAGAATCCAATCAGCTTTTGCTCCAAGAACTAGAAAAGGAACTTACGACAATACGGAAAGAAAATAAAGAGCTCAAAGAGAAACTTGTAGATGCTGTTTCTCATATCGAGCAACAGG GTAATTCATCCAACAAAGTTCTGTTCAAAGCCCGACAATTGAAAGATACGGGCGCACCGAACTCCGTAGGGACCTTAATCTTCAAAGAAGTCCTTACAAATGTTGGAGGAGGGTATAACAACTCTACGGGTGTGTTTACCTGCCCTGCCGATGGCGCGTTTCTTTTTACCATCCACCTTTGTGTATACACCAAATACTGTAATTACGCTATCATGATTGATGGCATCAAACACACAAAAGGCTCAATCAAAGATGACGATTGGGGAGACTGCATAACCGCGGAGAGTATCGCCATCGTGAAAACGGGCAGTAAAGTATGGGTTGAGAACTATGGAGATGCTGGATTTTATGACAATGCAATTAGTTTTAATCATTTCTCTGGTATAATGATATACAATGGACAGTTCTGA
- the LOC128245998 gene encoding opsin-3-like: MSTTEVIRHLANNGTTDIASDVISTETTEVWRTLMAVYLGAILFLSLTFNGTLCLLFYKKTHLLSVSNCFVLNLIVCQLCMSTFLLPFSLFAVVSQHLEYSGTWCQVQGFLFTVLVVTQQLALLTISLDRNYAIMNSLRYPNVFTQSLCLGLVFLSWLFGIVISIPPVLDSGLGQYKFHKNHFICSLDWSYNTNYLVVFSVLSFGLPIFAQSICYVRIFLAAVGHNKRSAKVTPWVSQTNTRTNIESEQSSSSTEYSEAANGSMECKAVRTILIIGAAFLICWVPYFVECFETMNGAITDSNFSAAAICFLFSSGILNPLIYAYMNRITRREIGRFVCGSSSQRDSDDFVSTSMSTHTSVWDIQNRNRPRSLAATNDMATIHEHPEESVVQLDDKNPSVQIPTPVKETRSPGGKSVKQCEKIFVKTESARTLNSTEIIVEPMQEGCDVVKQKSVEQNTSNTVENAKKISDKIQDNSHWSVIKSEKFKEERRRSSYSKEQADGYFSKGKRRRKRDCGSFLYFEHEAEIRSRKTRPDRISVDHVQSISVGKFPNLVKLKLSVREENLEKINRLFVKSNFEYQNKSMEDNDEDDNEINIKQQFTNETQEENKSPTTTVITTKSWPQSKKNSKKLPKKHAEICRVESFPLGSSSDRRPCVRERYNSAPGTLPI; the protein is encoded by the exons ATGTCAACAACTGAGGTTATCCGTCATCTGGCTAATAACGGGACAACGGACATAGCTAGTGACGTCATCAGCACGGAAACTACCGAAGTATGGCGAACGTTGATGGCCGTTTATTTGGGCGCCATTTTGTTCCTGTCCTTGACCTTCAACGGAACATTGTGTCTGCTTTTCTACAAGAAAACACACCTACTGAGCGTTTCTAACTGCTTTGTGTTGAATCTCATCGTCTGTCAATTGT GCATGTCCACCTTTCTTCTCCCGTTCAGTTTGTTTGCCGTTGTCTCCCAGCATCTCGAATACTCAGGCACGTGGTGTCAAGTACAGGGGTTCCTTTTCACCGTCCTCGTTGTCACCCAACAGCTTGCTCTTCTTACCATCTCATTGGATCGGAACTACGCCATAATGAACTCTCTTCGCTACCCGAATGTGTTTACTCAGTCACTTTGCCTTGGACTTGTGTTTCTCTCGTGGCTGTTTGGCATCGTTATAAGTATCCCGCCTGTATTAGACTCAGGGCTTGGACAGTACAAGTTTCATAAAAACCACTTCATATGTTCCCTTGATTGGTCCTACAATACCAACTATCTAGTTGTGTTCAGTGTTTTATCGTTCGGACTCCCTATATTTGCTCAGTCTATATGCTATGTAAGAATATTCTTAGCCGCAGTTGGTCACAACAAGAGAAGTGCTAAGGTGACTCCGTGGGTTAGTCAAACGAACACAAGAACAAATATTGAGAGTGAGCAATCCTCTAGCAGTACTGAATACTCGGAGGCCGCCAATGGATCTATGGAGTGCAAGGCGGTCCGAACAATTCTAATAATCGGTGCGGCATTCCTCATTTGCTGGGTCCCGTATTTCGTGGaatgttttgaaacaatgaaCGGCGCTATAACAGATTCAAACTTCAGCGCTGCTGCAATTTGCTTTCTATTTTCCAGTGGTATTCTTAATCCTTTGATATACGCCTATATGAATAGAATCACGCGGCGTGAGATTGGACGCTTTGTTTGCGGTAGTTCATCTCAGCGTGATTCGGATGACTTTGTGTCAACCAGTATGAGCACACATACCTCAGTTTGGGACATACAGAACCGGAACCGGCCAAGAAGCCTAGCCGCCACAAACGATATGGCTACTATACACGAACATCCCGAGGAGAGTGTTGTTCAGTTGGACGATAAAAATCCAAGTGTTCAAATTCCAACACCTGTAAAGGAGACGAGGTCTCCCGGTGGAAAAAGCGTGAAACaatgtgaaaagatatttgttaaaactGAAAGTGCTAGGACACTCAACAGTACAGAAATAATCGTTGAGCCAATGCAAGAGGGATGCGATGTGGTGAAACAAAAATCAGTAGAACAAAACACTAGTAACACCGTCGAAAACGCCAAGAAAATCTCAGATAAAATTCAAGACAACTCTCATTGGAGTGTTATCAAATCTGAGAAATTCAAAGAAGAACGGAGAAGATCATCTTATTCAAAGGAACAGGCGGATGGGTATTTCTCTAAAGGAAAACGCAGACGGAAGCGAGATTGTGGGTCCTTTCTTTACTTCGAACATGAGGCCGAAATAAGGTCACGAAAAACAAGACCAGATCGTATTTCCGTTGATCATGTCCAAAGTATATCAGTTGGCAAGTTTCCTAATTTGGTTAAACTGAAATTGTCAGTCCGAGAAGAAAATCTTGAGAAGATCAACAGACTATTTGTAAAGTCAAACTTTGAATACCAAAACAAATCTATGGAGGATAATGATGAAGATGACAACGAAATTAATATCAAACAACAGTTTACAAATGAAACAcaagaagaaaataaatcacCAACAACAACCGTCATCACAACCAAATCTTGGCctcaaagcaaaaaaaatagtaaaaagctTCCAAAGAAGCATGCTGAAATATGCAGAGTAGAATCCTTCCCCCTCGGTTCATCCTCAGACAGAAGACCTTGCGTCCGAGAACGGTATAACTCTGCACCCGGTACTTTACCAATCTAG
- the LOC128245638 gene encoding EMILIN-2-like has translation MRNFRKIFVIFFVCMSDRFAFGNEPHCSKFHYEEKLLEKLVRMEFNMEQRGKELKEGLTELSRKQTEAQESNQVVLQEHEKEITAIQKENKELKEHLVDAVSHIGKQGDPPNKVLFKARQLKDTAPKSGGTLIFKEVLTNVGGGYDNSTGVFTSPADGVFLYTIHLCISTNKYCNYAIMVDGIKHTKGSIKNDNWGDCITAESIAIVKSGSRVRVENYGNAGFYDNENSFNHFSGIMIYSGQF, from the exons atgagaaatttTCGGAAGATTTTCGTAATATTTTTCGTGTGTATGTCTGATCGTTTCGCTTTCGGAAATGAGCCGCACtgttcaaaatttcattatgaAGAAAAATTGTTGGAAAAGCTCGTTCGCATGGAATTTAACATGGAACAGCGTGGAAAAGAACTCAAAGAAGGTTTGACAGAACTAAGTAGAAAACAGACAGAGGCCCAAGAATCCAATCAGGTTGTGCTCCAAGAACATGAAAAGGAAATTACGGCAatacagaaagaaaataaagagCTCAAAGAGCACCTTGTAGACGCTGTTTCACACATCGGGAAACAAG GTGATCCACCCAACAAAGTGCTGTTCAAAGCCCGACAATTGAAAGATACCGCACCGAAATCTGGAGGGACCTTAATCTTCAAAGAAGTCCTTACAAATGTTGGAGGTGGGTATGACAACTCTACGGGGGTGTTTACCAGCCCCGCCGATGGGGTGTTTCTATATACCATCCATCTTTGTATTAGCACCAACAAATACTGTAATTACGCTATCATGGTTGATGGTATCAAACACACAAAAGGCTCAATCAAAAATGACAATTGGGGTGACTGCATAACCGCGGAGAGTATCGCCATCGTGAAAAGCGGCAGTAGAGTAAGGGTTGAGAACTATGGAAACGCTGGATTTTATGACAATGAGAATAGTTTTAATCATTTCTCTGGTATAATGATATATAGTGGACAGTTCTGA